GGAGGACTGGCATAAATAACTTTAGAATGTATCTGAAAAAGCCATCCGTCTTGAGTGGAACTACTGTTCTAATCCTAGATAGCAACCTGCCAGCGGAACTGAAGGAAGGACTGAGAATTCCCCCTGGACACAGCCAGTGGCAGttcaaattggatttttttttttaactagaaaatTGTCTAGGTTTtatggtatggtaaagcagaaaCACAACTTGCTTATCTAGAGTATGCTGTGATTGAGTATAATCATTTGGAGTACTACAACTACAACAGGAGAGCTGCAACAAGCTGTTTCAGCTTTTGCATTACAGTTAAAATTACCTTTCCTGTTTCCCGATTTCAGTGCAATACATTAGATGCATCATCATCTTGATGCTACATAGAAAACTTTGTAATACATCAGTAATAATCTgaatatttttaaagacatttaccTATAAATACCagtctgtttgttctttgttctCCAGCATCCCATGCCACTCGAGTCTCCTCAAGATCATACAGCTCATGAACGCCCTGGATGATCATCTGCTGTGGTTTATCCTTTACTGATACTAGCCCCTGTTAAAGAAAGAGAAGGATTACAGAAgttcagattatttttaaaatgacctataaaatgtaaaaaaaaaaaaaaacattattttctttcactTCAGTTTCAAGATTTAACTGCCACAGACGATTTAACTATTTGATCTTCACAAGTTTAAAAACGTGAGGAAGTCTAAAGTAGAAAGAATAAAGAAACAGTTGCATTGCTCACTAAGACCAACAGCACTTctacagtgaaactacagtacagagTTTAAGTAACTAATAATGCTGTGTTGCAGTTGGACCCATATCTATGTATCTGCTTAAAGACCTCTACAATTCAAAAACATTTATGAATttacattacaaattaaacaaGTTCCTTAAATACTATTCTTAAAACTTGTGctcacaaaataaatgcataaaaaacacTGATGAATGAACAAGCCATATTTTGGTATATTTGACATAGGTTGTTACATTATTTGGTATGTGGAAAATAGTTCTCCAATTTGAAGAACCATCTGGTATGTACTCACTCATCACAAGTGGTCCATGGGTTCCTATATTCTCATTAGAATTACCTTAAGTCGTATCACATTCATTGCGCTGCCTGTTTTGTCTTTAACATTCTTTTCCCACAGAAGGTtctgtaaagaaagaaaatacatgttcttTTAGTTTAGTGCTGCAATTGAATAAGAGTGATTTACAAGGAAGAATAAATGACACAcctgaataaacacatttaaacgtTCTTCTGAAATGCTCCCTGGTACTTCAAATGTAACAGTAATGATACTctgaaaaacagcaaattaaGTCTGTCAGTGGCCACAAAAAATATGCTgcaaatataacattttacattaaacaagCAAGCTGTGACTTCAAAACCATCAGTAACGTGAGAAAGTAATCGCACTGACCTATATCTACCATATGCAAAATTTTAAGTGTGATGTACAGGCAAATGAGCAGATGCCTCCAGACAACCCCAGATTGTGAACATACATACTAAAGAATTTCCTTTTCAAGTTGTACCATATTGCATGGGTGGATTTCAAGATACGCAAAAAGATTAAAGTACAACATAAGGACCAAGTTTCGTCCAGTGTCTTCAACAATCATTTTATATACCGTATACCCACATAATCTAATGACATTGAGGTGGCATGAGACATGCTTTTCTTTATTGCTCTGAACAAGTACAATATGTCAGGAACATACCTGTTAATGTGCTTCTAGGATTctgtatatgcaaaatatttggcAGAATACCAAGGCTGTTTGTGAAGGTGTGTGGGATTTACTTGGgtttataatacaacaaaaataaatacaaaaaaattgcaAGAAATacctaaatatgtaaatattgtaaaaaactgtaatatttgtCTGTACGTGAAAATGCATTATATCAACAATTACCACTGCTATATAGTGGTACAGCTTGTCAGTCACCTTTATGTTTTCAcctacagttaaaaaataaaggtggTTAGGAAATTCCCTGAGTGTGAAAGCCATCAAGGCTAACGAGAAACCATAATCTGGTGTGGAGGTGAGCAGGCTCTCGTTCGCTCCTTATCTTTCTGGCCAGCATCGCTCGACACACTGCAGCTACACAACTTGGTAGCATCAgtgcaaaaagtaaacaaacgtttttttaaattatatatatagtatatatatatctatatatatatatatatattatatatatatatatatatgtgaaagtACCGATTATACATACTTGTCTGATTTATGGAACAGACTTCAATATCTGTTTAAATATAATATGCAAGGAGTATGTCTCGTGTGATGGGAAatccacattatttattttttcttaactcAAGAGTTTTTCTGTTGGGAAtgtattaatttacaaaaaaatccaGCAACTTGTATCTAATCTCATCACCAACCcaaatgttaataataaacatggagttttattttgcatatctCCTTTTCAAAATTAGCATAAAACACTAATTTGACACTGTTATTCCAACTGTCTATTTGAACttcacaacccccccaccccctcccaaaaaaaaaacaaaacaagcataaaaaaaagttattgtatgAAACAGTGGAGGGAACTAACTATATGGTCTATTTTTGTGCAACCGCATACATCTGAGACTgaattttgttaaattaatttatacatttacactgtttaacaaacatttttttatgaatCCACTGTATCCAGTTGCTTTTTAACTATTTGCGCTTGAATACTTGAAATGGAAACCTTTGTACTGTTAACAAAAAACTGTTATTTATACACAACATAAAAGCACGATATTGTTAACAACAGCTTTAGCTTTATAACAGGCCTTGTAAAAGGGCTAGGGAATTGGGGGTACTAAAACTCAGTGACTAAAGCTTCTCACGTTTCACTTTGAATTGGTGTCGCCCCATTGACTTGGAGAACTTACAGCTTCCTAATTATCTCTGCACAACTTTCATGTGTGCAGCTTGTGCTGAGTATatgcaaaaacattacattcCAAGTCCATGCTACTTGCCTTTCTTTCCCTGTAACTTTGCACTCAGCTAGGAAAGGCATTTTGCAGGTATGAGGTATTGTGCGTAACTGTTAAAGttaaacatttcctttttatttagtaTAACAACAGAAACTAGGAGAGCCATTTGCATGAAAAGAGCAGCTGGCTCTGTCTCGGCAGGGGGTTCTTCTATTGCTAAAAGTGGCTGAAGAAAACAGATGACAATACAAACATTTAACCCCCTCCCATGAGTGCATTAAAGCTAACACAGAAGCAAGTATCTTACTGGGGCACCCACCGCTCAGCAGAGAACAAAGTAATGAAAATAATTGTGGAACAACACTTCTTTCAGCAGAAACAGCAGGCAACAAGTGTGAGAGGAATTcagttaaaacaatatgcagCACGTTTAAGACCTTGAAATGTGTCACTCATTAAGCTAACCTGACAGTAATTATAAACTGCCTGACAGCAAGCTTGGATGGTGGATTGGTTAAGCTAGCTCATTACTTAGTTATTTCCTTGTGTGGTCAGTTTTTGGTAAGTATTTATATATTCAGTTTCTGTAGCAACAGCCAATACAGATACTAATTTTACTAAGAATTTCCTCTGGATCCCTTGAAATCACTTAAGAGTATACTTTAAGGATGTCATACTATACATGTAAATGAATACAAGCCAAATAAAAGTTAACATGATTCTTTAGGGATTAATGCACAGTTAACTGTCCAAAGCACAACACCCTCTGCTCAGAAAACCACATTGAAAATGTGGACAAATGCATTTCTTACTTAAATACCGCTAGTTGCTTAAATGCACTCTTGTCAGAGGCCTTAAGTCAACATAGTGCATCTGAGGAAAAGGACCCAGGAGATCTTATGTTTGATTCTACCTTAACCACCTGACCCAGTGAATGACCTTGGGCAAGTTACTGGACCTCCTTGTGTTTCAGTCCCTCCCAGGTGCAAAATCCTGCAAAAACAGGTCTCTCCTAGGAGTGAGATGGCACATCACAATTGAATCACATTAGTATAAAATAAATCTAACAGTGACAGGTTATATTTTCAAGAGTCAAAGTTGCACATCTTGTTGAATCGTTGGGGCCATAAtggtttaatacatttaaaacagagactttgttttttaaagggttGAACGACAAAACCTGGCTACTACTGTGGTGATAAACTGGTTtcgactcagaaatgtgttcatgtttTGAGGGTTTATTCCCATAGTTTGGGTTTGAGTAGTACAGATGTGAAACTGAGACAACTGCCGTGAATATGAAAATTAAATTCCAATGTCGGTTGCATGGGGAAATCAGGTTTCTTCCTTAACCTGATAACAACCAATCATAAGATGTACGCaggtattgaaaataaataaattaataaaacgtacacactgatataaaagaaccagtatcatggaatcgaataaaatcgtattaaatcctgtttaaattattttttttagtacgtACTCTACCGATTACACGCCTGCAAGGACAATAAATCGTGGTCTGCGTGACGTATGGCACGCAGTGGTCTGTGCATGCGCGTATTGCGTACTCGTAGgcctacttcttgctgtttgaactctACCTTGCTCTtgattactgtaatttatgcagtatCATCATGACCAGCGCTAAATGATCGTCAgtttcacttaaggacaaactgtacatatTATTGGAGAAAAATtaaagggacgaaagcagtcagaatgatattgtcaaagagctcaagtttaaaaagcaacagTCACTGAGGCAGTCGTCTAAGGCCCTGCCCACATCAGAGCAAAAAAAATCGATAACCAAGTTCAAAACCGA
The sequence above is a segment of the Polyodon spathula isolate WHYD16114869_AA chromosome 2, ASM1765450v1, whole genome shotgun sequence genome. Coding sequences within it:
- the LOC121303135 gene encoding putative COBW domain-containing protein 7, giving the protein MNVIRLKGLVSVKDKPQQMIIQGVHELYDLEETRVAWDAGEQRTNRLVFIGKHLDKDVLEQLFIATVLNQEDSG